One segment of Curtobacterium poinsettiae DNA contains the following:
- a CDS encoding GDP-L-fucose synthase family protein, which translates to MTTTDFTPGPIDRADRVYVAGHRGLVGSAVWRKLESEGFTDVVGRTSSELDLKDRGAVFAFFADQQPKHVVLAAAKVGGIMANNTYPHDFLSENLQIQVNVMDAAVEHGVERLVFLGSSCIYPKMAEQPIHEDALLTGHLEPTNDAYAIAKIAGILQVQAVRRQFGRPWISAMPTNLYGPGDNFSPTGSHVLPALIRRYDEAARSGASTVENWGTGSPRREFLHVDDMAAAVFHLMERYDGPDQVNVGTGSDVTIREIAETIGKIVGFEGETVWDTTKPDGTPQKLLDVSKLADAGWTAQIGLEDGLRSTIDWYREHADSVRQ; encoded by the coding sequence ATGACCACGACCGACTTCACCCCCGGTCCGATCGATCGAGCCGACCGCGTCTACGTCGCGGGACACCGCGGCCTGGTGGGTTCGGCGGTCTGGCGCAAGCTCGAGTCGGAGGGCTTCACCGACGTGGTCGGACGGACCTCGTCCGAGCTCGACCTGAAGGACCGCGGCGCGGTCTTCGCCTTCTTCGCAGACCAACAGCCGAAGCACGTCGTGCTCGCCGCCGCCAAGGTGGGCGGGATCATGGCGAACAACACCTACCCGCACGACTTCCTCAGCGAGAACCTGCAGATCCAGGTCAACGTGATGGACGCCGCGGTGGAGCACGGTGTCGAACGGCTCGTGTTCCTCGGCTCGTCCTGCATCTACCCGAAGATGGCCGAGCAGCCCATCCACGAGGACGCACTGCTCACGGGCCACCTCGAGCCGACGAACGACGCCTACGCCATCGCCAAGATCGCCGGCATCCTGCAGGTGCAGGCCGTCCGTCGACAGTTCGGCCGTCCGTGGATCTCGGCCATGCCGACCAACCTCTACGGCCCGGGCGACAACTTCTCGCCGACCGGCTCCCATGTCCTGCCGGCGCTCATCCGCCGGTACGACGAAGCCGCTCGCAGCGGTGCATCGACAGTCGAGAACTGGGGGACCGGGTCGCCCCGTCGTGAGTTCCTGCACGTCGACGACATGGCGGCTGCGGTGTTCCACCTGATGGAGCGCTACGACGGCCCTGACCAGGTCAACGTCGGTACCGGGTCGGACGTCACGATCAGGGAGATCGCGGAGACGATCGGCAAGATCGTCGGGTTCGAGGGTGAGACGGTCTGGGACACGACGAAGCCGGACGGGACCCCGCAGAAGCTGCTCGACGTGTCGAAGCTGGCGGACGCCGGATGGACGGCGCAGATCGGCCTCGAGGACGGGCTCCGCAGCACCATCGACTGGTACCGCGAACACGCGGATTCCGTCCGTCAGTGA
- a CDS encoding DUF4012 domain-containing protein yields MSDAPESRRTAVRRGSRARIVLWVVLALVLLLILAVAWVGVRGMLAKGHLERAVGDVDTLRSQLSGGDTTGAQKTARHLEDEAASARSLTGDPVWGAAQSVPFFGTNLRAVRDVSVIVDDVASDAVSPVAGVIDGLGSDSFAPKNGRIDLQPIEDAQPAVAEATKTLQQARADAARIDTSGTLSPVTTAVGQLRNALSSASDQAVAANRIVQLAPAMLGHDGDRNYLLLFQNNAELRAGGGIPGAVALLQAKDGAISLGSQASGSSFGPYDKPVLPLTDDTRGLYGDITGEYMQDVTLTPRFDVSAKLAREMWKQRSGQQVDGVLAMDPVTLSYLLRATGPVQLPTGDTLTSENAVKLLLSDVYVKYPDPVVQDAFFASAASAVFDKVASGGFDTKAFVSALTQSADEGRLRLWSAEKAEQRRISGTPVAGELPTATADSSQFAVYLNDGTGAKMDYYLDKSVSVGSSVCRKDGRPTSVVEITLKNTAPADAATSLPRYVTGGGDFGVEPGRIKTLLAAYAPEDAIFLGATKDGKTTAVQTATDGGHPVAQLQTLLAPGESLTYRVAFLGEAKYAKAAVQATSTPGVRQAEAKPLTFDCERPLAAG; encoded by the coding sequence ATGTCCGACGCGCCCGAGTCGCGACGCACTGCAGTACGCCGGGGGTCCAGGGCCCGGATCGTCCTGTGGGTCGTCCTCGCCCTTGTCCTGCTGCTGATCCTCGCCGTCGCCTGGGTCGGTGTCCGCGGCATGCTCGCGAAGGGGCACCTGGAGCGGGCCGTCGGGGACGTGGACACCCTCCGGTCCCAGCTCAGCGGCGGTGACACCACCGGCGCCCAGAAGACGGCGCGTCACCTCGAGGACGAAGCAGCGTCGGCTCGGTCACTGACCGGCGATCCCGTCTGGGGCGCTGCGCAGTCCGTGCCGTTCTTCGGGACCAACCTGCGGGCCGTGCGGGACGTCTCGGTGATCGTCGACGACGTCGCCAGCGACGCCGTCAGTCCCGTCGCCGGCGTCATCGACGGCCTCGGGTCGGACTCGTTCGCACCGAAGAACGGCAGGATCGACCTCCAACCGATCGAGGACGCGCAGCCGGCGGTCGCCGAGGCCACGAAGACGCTCCAGCAGGCACGCGCCGACGCGGCACGGATCGACACCAGTGGGACGCTGTCGCCGGTCACCACCGCCGTGGGGCAGCTGCGGAACGCGTTGTCCTCCGCGTCCGACCAGGCGGTCGCGGCGAACCGCATCGTGCAGCTCGCGCCGGCGATGCTCGGGCACGACGGGGACCGGAACTACCTGCTGCTGTTCCAGAACAACGCCGAGTTGCGCGCGGGCGGGGGCATCCCCGGTGCAGTGGCGCTCCTGCAGGCGAAGGACGGAGCAATCAGCCTAGGGAGCCAAGCGTCCGGGTCGTCCTTCGGACCGTACGACAAGCCGGTGCTTCCGCTGACCGACGACACGCGTGGGCTCTACGGAGACATCACCGGCGAGTACATGCAGGACGTCACCCTCACACCGCGATTCGACGTGTCGGCGAAGCTGGCTCGCGAGATGTGGAAGCAGAGATCCGGGCAGCAGGTCGACGGCGTGCTCGCCATGGACCCCGTGACCTTGAGCTACCTGCTCAGGGCCACGGGTCCCGTGCAGCTGCCGACCGGCGACACCCTGACGTCCGAGAACGCGGTCAAGCTGCTCTTGAGCGACGTGTACGTGAAGTACCCCGACCCGGTCGTGCAGGACGCGTTCTTCGCGTCCGCCGCCAGCGCGGTGTTCGACAAGGTCGCGTCGGGCGGGTTCGACACGAAGGCGTTCGTGTCTGCGCTGACCCAGAGCGCTGACGAGGGCCGCCTTCGGCTCTGGAGCGCCGAGAAGGCCGAGCAGCGCCGCATCAGTGGGACTCCGGTCGCCGGCGAGCTGCCGACGGCAACCGCCGACTCGAGCCAGTTCGCCGTCTACCTGAACGACGGCACCGGGGCGAAGATGGACTACTACCTCGACAAGAGCGTCTCCGTCGGCAGCTCGGTGTGCCGGAAGGACGGCCGCCCGACGTCGGTCGTCGAGATCACCCTGAAGAACACGGCACCGGCCGACGCCGCGACGAGCTTGCCGCGGTACGTCACCGGGGGCGGGGACTTCGGCGTGGAGCCGGGCAGGATCAAGACCCTGCTCGCGGCGTACGCACCCGAGGACGCGATCTTCCTCGGTGCCACCAAGGACGGCAAGACGACGGCCGTGCAGACGGCAACCGACGGCGGGCACCCCGTGGCCCAGCTGCAGACCCTGCTCGCCCCCGGCGAGAGCCTGACCTACCGTGTCGCCTTCCTGGGTGAAGCGAAGTACGCGAAGGCAGCGGTGCAGGCGACCTCGACCCCTGGCGTCCGGCAGGCCGAGGCGAAGCCTCTGACGTTCGATTGCGAGCGGCCACTCGCCGCTGGCTGA
- a CDS encoding VanZ family protein, with protein sequence MTSDKPRVDDRAPATWRSRRFATGLAIAYGVALALVGFWGSPVDAAGAPWLTRALAAAHRHGLPERIDYATVESLANVVYFVPLGLLVVLLAGARWWWAAIAAGLVVSACIETGQALFLPARTATIDDVVANGVGALLGAVVGVLLLSRAARRR encoded by the coding sequence GTGACCTCCGACAAGCCCCGCGTCGACGACCGCGCCCCGGCCACCTGGCGCAGCCGTCGGTTCGCGACGGGGCTGGCGATCGCCTACGGCGTCGCCCTGGCGCTCGTCGGGTTCTGGGGCTCCCCCGTCGACGCTGCAGGGGCCCCGTGGCTCACCCGTGCCCTCGCAGCCGCGCACCGTCACGGCCTGCCGGAGCGCATCGACTACGCCACCGTGGAGTCCCTGGCGAACGTGGTCTACTTCGTGCCGCTCGGCCTGCTCGTGGTGCTGCTCGCCGGGGCTCGGTGGTGGTGGGCCGCCATCGCCGCGGGGCTCGTCGTCAGCGCGTGCATCGAGACCGGTCAGGCGCTGTTCCTGCCCGCCCGCACCGCGACCATCGACGACGTCGTCGCGAACGGCGTGGGGGCGCTCCTGGGCGCGGTTGTGGGTGTGCTGCTGCTCAGCCGGGCGGCCCGACGACGCTGA
- a CDS encoding beta strand repeat-containing protein, with protein sequence MQRTNPGTAVPTDGPDRPVGTRATRRPGLRAVAVLGAALLVGTGLTATSAVVAAAPASAVSATKDGAMVCTPQETLYAIDGTGKVVAVDISTGASRGTTADVTNLGTGANNGLGISREGVSMFAASNNQTATLRQFDPKTGVASDPVATDKTRTVIRGAVNPVTGIYYYGDNAGWLGAYDPSTGKYLGQVGQINGLTKRNAADTANANGDFAFSSRGLFFVVAANKVYRVNVDQVPATAGTTAMSTTEIATLPASTNSPGIAFSSDGYLYVSNTVTTNSVATTTIYQLDPTSGKEVRSFPIVGNYAASDLASCNYADTVTGAASVDQRWGSGDQFTLAISGGGIDPATAGVSGTTTGSATGVQAQKAGAVLTTPNKDYTVEQTAAGTTDLANYDTTWKAVDQTTGTTVASGTGTTGTFTFPAATTADGTDVLVTFANTLKATHVTTSSDTATTPTGTALSVPAASGVLANDRGTGLSVVSNTTPAHGTATVAADGSYTYTPASGFSGSDTFQYTAKDSSAQTSTSTVTVTVAPKGSDDAYSVHAGKVLKVNAADGVLANDRGSDLTLTGHGQPSHGLVKVAADGSFSYGAEKGYSGPDSFTYTAKDGSGATVTATVRLTVLPTASADAVTATAGSTTTGNLLANDLGTGLTVTGNSTPAHGSATVRPDGSYSYTPAAGFSGTDSFTYTVTDGSGGTDTVTVTVQVAPAAQDDTVKVAAGGTATAGTRATGVLGNDSGTGLTVASNTSPSHGALTLDQATGTFTYTPTEGYSGPDAFTYTAVDRSGSPSTATVSITVNPTIGADSASTDAGTPVTIDVQVNDRGSDLETTIVTGPSHGTAVVAADGSVEYTPTAGTSGSDSFTYTVTDGSGVTTGAATVTITVRPVATADTVSSRSDEALTIDAAALTGNDRGTGLTVTDVTAGGAGNGTGTGETGATRGTVTLDRAAGRVVYTPADGFSGTDTFTYTVTDTAGSSTTGTVTVVVGPRATADTATATAGSTLTVAKGDGVLANDRGTGLTAVVDQQPAHGTVELAANGSYTYTPKDGFSGTDTFTYTVTDPAGRTTTGTVTVTVRPGTEPDTVTVAAGGSTTVTSGALTANDHGTGLTVVSVTDGKNGTATRNGDGTVTYTPKDGFSGTDTVTYTVTDPSGATNTGTVTVTVTPVAGGGSTSAEADATTTVPAGTGLLDGAKGTDLAVTDHTKPSHGEVTVDEDGSYTYKPEPGYSGPDGFDYTVTDGSGGTTTGTVTIVVAPKAAADTATTSAATPVDVAVTGNDSGTALAVTAVSKPGHGTATTTGSTTAGASSVTYTPADGFSGTDTFTYTVTDPTGGTATATVTVTVTPTAVADALRTAANTALPISGATLTGNDRGAGLTVTAHGRAEHGTVTEGTEPGSLVYTPAKGFSGADTFEYTVTDGAGRTSTATVTVVVGVAAVDHWHTMSTNRSMRMAADRGVLVGDSGRGLWAAMETKPFNGTLSLEKDGSYVYTPTANWSGRDWFTYSANDADGTAAFARVVIDVAPAAKDDKVTTTAGKTVRVAGHGVLGNDHGDALTVVAVGHARHGTASIAADGTFVYTPAKGFSGTDTVTYRAQDSMEQQVDATVTITVGIAAADDSGHTVSGTPVARDARHGLLADDQGTGLTAAPGRKPAHGTVTIQRNGAYVYTPAAGFTGTDTFTYTVTDASGQTATATATMTVVAAAVATDDSATGIVGHRVVVDPLDNDSATGGARFEPGTLHLLDPESGTPTDRVVAADQGTWTVRDGRVVFTPRDGFAGTAFVGYAVTDSAGQTVTATVTVTFPTGLAAIVHGTELAFTGVTGLVGLGLAALALVLAGVLLVTRRRIAVRVVPGIRRSARP encoded by the coding sequence ATGCAGCGTACGAACCCGGGCACCGCTGTGCCCACCGACGGTCCGGACCGTCCCGTCGGCACCCGTGCCACCCGCCGACCCGGCCTGCGCGCCGTCGCCGTGCTCGGCGCGGCGCTCCTGGTGGGCACCGGGCTGACCGCCACATCAGCGGTCGTCGCGGCCGCGCCGGCCTCGGCCGTCAGCGCCACGAAGGACGGCGCCATGGTCTGCACCCCGCAGGAGACGCTGTACGCGATCGACGGCACCGGCAAGGTCGTCGCGGTCGACATCAGCACCGGGGCCTCACGGGGCACGACCGCCGACGTCACGAACCTCGGTACCGGCGCGAACAACGGTCTCGGCATCTCGCGCGAGGGCGTCTCGATGTTCGCGGCGTCGAACAACCAGACGGCGACCCTGCGGCAGTTCGACCCGAAGACCGGTGTCGCGTCCGACCCGGTCGCGACGGACAAGACGCGCACCGTCATCCGGGGCGCGGTCAACCCGGTGACGGGGATCTACTACTACGGCGACAACGCCGGGTGGCTCGGTGCGTACGACCCGTCGACGGGCAAGTACCTCGGCCAGGTCGGTCAGATCAACGGGCTCACGAAGCGCAACGCTGCGGACACCGCGAACGCCAACGGTGACTTCGCGTTCAGCTCGCGCGGCCTGTTCTTCGTCGTCGCGGCGAACAAGGTCTACCGCGTCAACGTCGACCAGGTGCCGGCGACCGCGGGCACCACGGCGATGAGCACCACCGAGATCGCGACCCTGCCGGCGAGCACGAACAGCCCCGGCATCGCGTTCTCGTCGGACGGCTACCTCTACGTCTCCAACACCGTGACGACCAACAGCGTCGCGACGACCACGATCTACCAGCTCGACCCGACCTCGGGCAAGGAGGTCCGCAGCTTCCCCATCGTCGGCAACTACGCCGCGAGTGACCTGGCGAGTTGCAACTACGCCGACACCGTCACGGGTGCGGCGAGCGTCGACCAGCGCTGGGGCAGCGGCGACCAGTTCACCCTGGCCATCAGCGGCGGCGGCATCGACCCGGCGACCGCGGGCGTCTCCGGTACCACGACCGGCTCCGCCACGGGCGTGCAGGCGCAGAAGGCCGGCGCCGTCCTGACGACGCCGAACAAGGACTACACGGTCGAGCAGACCGCCGCGGGCACCACCGACCTGGCGAACTACGACACCACGTGGAAGGCGGTCGACCAGACGACGGGCACGACCGTCGCCAGCGGCACCGGCACCACGGGGACCTTCACCTTCCCGGCAGCCACCACCGCGGACGGCACGGACGTCCTGGTCACCTTCGCGAACACGCTGAAGGCCACGCACGTCACCACCAGCAGCGACACCGCCACGACCCCCACCGGCACGGCGCTGTCGGTGCCGGCTGCCTCGGGTGTGCTCGCGAACGACCGCGGCACCGGCCTGTCCGTGGTCTCGAACACCACGCCGGCGCACGGCACCGCCACGGTCGCCGCCGACGGCTCGTACACGTACACCCCGGCCAGCGGGTTCTCGGGCTCGGACACGTTCCAGTACACGGCGAAGGACTCGTCGGCCCAGACCTCGACCAGCACCGTGACCGTCACCGTCGCACCGAAGGGCTCCGACGACGCGTACAGCGTGCACGCGGGCAAAGTGCTGAAGGTGAACGCCGCGGACGGCGTCCTGGCGAACGACCGCGGGTCGGACCTGACCCTCACCGGCCACGGCCAGCCGTCCCACGGCCTGGTGAAGGTCGCCGCCGACGGGTCGTTCTCGTACGGTGCCGAGAAGGGGTACTCCGGCCCGGACTCGTTCACGTACACGGCGAAGGACGGCTCCGGCGCGACCGTCACCGCGACCGTGCGGCTCACCGTGCTGCCCACCGCGTCGGCCGATGCCGTCACCGCGACGGCCGGGTCGACGACGACCGGCAACCTGCTGGCGAACGACCTGGGCACCGGCCTGACGGTCACGGGCAACAGCACCCCAGCACACGGCTCGGCGACGGTGCGACCTGACGGCTCGTACTCGTACACGCCCGCCGCCGGGTTCTCCGGCACCGACTCCTTCACGTACACCGTGACCGACGGCAGCGGCGGGACCGACACCGTCACGGTCACCGTGCAGGTCGCCCCGGCCGCACAGGACGACACGGTCAAGGTCGCCGCGGGCGGCACGGCCACCGCCGGCACCCGCGCGACCGGCGTGCTCGGCAACGACTCCGGCACCGGGCTCACGGTGGCGTCGAACACGTCCCCCTCGCACGGCGCGCTGACGCTCGACCAGGCCACCGGCACGTTCACGTACACGCCGACCGAGGGGTACTCCGGCCCCGACGCGTTCACGTACACGGCGGTCGACCGCTCCGGTTCGCCGAGCACCGCGACCGTCTCGATCACGGTCAACCCGACCATCGGCGCCGACTCCGCGTCGACGGACGCCGGCACCCCGGTGACGATCGACGTGCAGGTCAACGACCGTGGTTCGGACCTCGAGACCACGATCGTCACCGGCCCGTCCCACGGCACGGCCGTCGTCGCAGCGGACGGCTCGGTCGAGTACACGCCGACCGCCGGCACGTCCGGCAGCGACTCGTTCACCTACACGGTGACCGACGGCAGCGGTGTCACCACCGGTGCGGCGACCGTCACGATCACCGTGCGGCCCGTCGCGACGGCCGACACGGTGTCGTCCCGGTCCGACGAGGCGCTGACGATCGACGCCGCCGCCCTGACCGGCAACGACCGGGGCACGGGGCTGACCGTGACCGACGTGACCGCAGGCGGGGCCGGCAACGGCACCGGCACCGGCGAGACCGGCGCCACCCGCGGCACGGTCACCCTCGACCGTGCCGCCGGCCGCGTCGTCTACACCCCGGCCGACGGCTTCTCGGGCACGGACACCTTCACCTACACGGTGACCGACACCGCCGGCAGCTCCACCACCGGCACGGTCACGGTCGTCGTCGGCCCCCGCGCCACGGCCGACACCGCCACCGCCACGGCCGGCTCGACGCTGACCGTCGCGAAGGGGGACGGCGTGCTCGCGAACGACCGGGGCACCGGCCTGACCGCGGTCGTCGACCAGCAGCCCGCACACGGCACGGTCGAGCTCGCGGCGAACGGCTCGTACACGTACACGCCGAAGGACGGCTTCTCGGGGACGGACACCTTCACCTACACGGTGACGGACCCCGCCGGCCGCACCACCACCGGCACCGTGACGGTCACGGTCCGTCCCGGCACGGAGCCCGACACCGTCACCGTCGCGGCGGGTGGCAGCACCACGGTCACCTCTGGCGCCCTGACGGCCAACGACCACGGCACCGGCCTGACCGTCGTGTCCGTCACCGACGGGAAGAACGGCACCGCGACCCGCAACGGCGACGGCACGGTCACGTACACGCCGAAGGACGGCTTCTCCGGCACGGACACCGTCACCTACACGGTGACGGACCCGTCGGGTGCCACGAACACCGGCACCGTGACGGTCACCGTCACCCCGGTCGCCGGCGGTGGGTCGACCTCGGCCGAGGCCGACGCCACCACCACCGTGCCGGCCGGCACCGGCCTGCTCGACGGTGCGAAGGGCACCGACCTGGCGGTCACCGACCACACGAAGCCCTCGCACGGCGAGGTCACGGTCGACGAGGACGGCTCGTACACGTACAAGCCCGAGCCGGGCTACTCCGGCCCGGACGGGTTCGACTACACGGTCACCGACGGCTCCGGCGGGACGACCACGGGCACCGTGACGATCGTCGTCGCCCCGAAGGCCGCCGCGGACACCGCGACGACGAGCGCCGCGACCCCGGTCGACGTCGCCGTCACCGGCAACGACTCGGGCACGGCGCTCGCCGTCACCGCGGTGTCGAAGCCCGGCCACGGCACCGCCACGACCACCGGCAGCACGACGGCCGGAGCCAGCTCGGTCACGTACACGCCCGCCGACGGGTTCTCCGGCACGGACACGTTCACCTACACGGTGACCGACCCGACTGGTGGCACCGCGACGGCGACGGTCACCGTGACCGTCACGCCGACCGCGGTCGCCGACGCCCTGCGCACCGCGGCGAACACCGCGCTGCCGATCAGCGGCGCGACCCTGACCGGCAACGACCGCGGCGCCGGCCTCACCGTCACCGCGCACGGCCGCGCCGAGCACGGCACCGTGACCGAGGGCACCGAGCCCGGCTCACTCGTCTACACCCCGGCCAAGGGCTTCTCCGGCGCGGACACGTTCGAGTACACGGTGACCGACGGCGCCGGACGGACGTCGACCGCGACGGTCACGGTCGTCGTCGGCGTCGCCGCGGTCGACCACTGGCACACCATGTCGACCAACCGCAGCATGCGCATGGCCGCCGACAGGGGCGTGCTGGTCGGTGACTCCGGTCGCGGGCTCTGGGCCGCCATGGAGACGAAGCCGTTCAACGGAACGCTCTCGCTCGAGAAGGACGGCTCGTACGTCTACACGCCCACGGCGAACTGGTCCGGTCGTGACTGGTTCACCTACTCGGCCAACGACGCCGACGGCACCGCGGCGTTCGCGCGCGTCGTCATCGACGTTGCTCCGGCGGCGAAGGACGACAAGGTCACGACCACGGCCGGCAAGACGGTCCGGGTCGCCGGCCACGGCGTGCTCGGCAACGACCACGGTGACGCCCTGACGGTCGTCGCGGTGGGGCACGCCCGTCACGGCACGGCCTCGATCGCCGCCGACGGAACGTTCGTCTACACCCCGGCGAAGGGCTTCTCGGGCACCGACACCGTCACGTACCGTGCGCAGGACTCGATGGAGCAGCAGGTCGACGCCACCGTCACGATCACGGTCGGCATCGCCGCGGCGGACGACTCCGGGCACACCGTGTCCGGCACGCCCGTGGCCCGTGACGCCCGCCACGGCCTGCTCGCCGACGACCAGGGCACCGGCCTCACCGCCGCCCCGGGCCGGAAGCCCGCCCACGGCACCGTGACGATCCAGCGGAACGGCGCGTACGTCTACACCCCGGCCGCCGGCTTCACCGGCACGGACACCTTCACCTACACGGTGACGGACGCCTCGGGGCAGACGGCCACCGCCACCGCGACCATGACCGTGGTCGCCGCGGCGGTCGCCACCGACGACTCCGCCACCGGGATCGTCGGACACCGGGTCGTCGTGGATCCGCTCGACAACGACTCCGCCACCGGCGGCGCCAGGTTCGAGCCGGGCACGCTGCACCTGCTCGACCCGGAGTCCGGCACGCCGACCGACCGCGTGGTCGCCGCCGACCAGGGCACGTGGACCGTCCGCGACGGCCGGGTCGTCTTCACCCCTCGGGACGGTTTCGCTGGAACCGCCTTCGTCGGTTACGCGGTCACCGACAGCGCGGGACAGACGGTCACCGCGACCGTCACGGTCACGTTCCCGACCGGGCTCGCCGCGATCGTCCACGGCACCGAGCTCGCCTTCACGGGCGTGACCGGGCTGGTGGGCCTCGGGCTCGCGGCGCTCGCGCTCGTGCTGGCGGGCGTGCTCCTGGTGACCCGACGACGGATCGCGGTCCGCGTCGTGCCGGGCATCCGCCGCAGCGCACGTCCGTAA
- a CDS encoding SOS response-associated peptidase → MCGRFVVSDTTADLLPELMGELAARTEHVDEDTGEVHPGLAPSWNVAPTDPVYAVRQRHGERELPQISWGFVPSWAKDFQKQRPKPINARIETVATSGMFKRAFATNRCIVPAQGYYEWVVREDGKEPHFVHEPGGALAMAGVVSAWPDPTKPEGDPDKWRLSLAIITRDAHVAPGEVHDRMPAFLTPDGYDDWLGGDLHADDLLALLDHESLTVAAGLEQYEVSRTVNSVRNDGPQLIAPVA, encoded by the coding sequence ATGTGTGGAAGGTTCGTCGTCTCCGACACCACGGCCGATCTGTTGCCCGAGCTCATGGGCGAGCTCGCCGCCCGGACCGAGCACGTCGACGAGGACACCGGCGAGGTGCACCCCGGCCTCGCCCCGAGCTGGAACGTCGCCCCGACCGACCCCGTGTACGCCGTCCGCCAGCGGCACGGTGAACGGGAGCTGCCGCAGATCAGCTGGGGCTTCGTGCCGAGCTGGGCGAAGGACTTCCAGAAGCAGCGGCCGAAGCCGATCAACGCCCGCATCGAGACGGTCGCGACGAGCGGCATGTTCAAGCGCGCCTTCGCCACGAACCGCTGCATCGTCCCGGCACAGGGGTACTACGAGTGGGTGGTGCGCGAGGACGGCAAGGAACCCCACTTCGTGCACGAACCCGGCGGCGCCCTGGCGATGGCCGGCGTCGTGAGCGCCTGGCCCGACCCCACGAAGCCCGAGGGCGACCCGGACAAGTGGCGGCTGTCGCTCGCGATCATCACCCGTGACGCCCACGTCGCCCCGGGCGAGGTCCACGACCGCATGCCGGCGTTCCTGACACCCGACGGCTACGACGACTGGCTCGGTGGCGACTTGCACGCCGACGACCTGCTGGCCCTGCTCGACCACGAGTCGCTGACGGTGGCCGCGGGGCTCGAGCAGTACGAGGTCTCCCGCACGGTGAACAGCGTGCGGAACGACGGACCGCAGCTCATCGCGCCCGTCGCGTAG
- a CDS encoding organic hydroperoxide resistance protein, with protein sequence MSLDIVYTAAAHATGGGRDGHVRSEDDRLDLDTRPPKEMGGSGEGTNPEQLFAAGYAACFLGALHAAGKELEVDTTGAEVSAEVGIGGAGNGAFGLAVELDVYAPNAPQEQRQRLAERAHEICPYSNATRGNITVTLSIVD encoded by the coding sequence ATGAGTCTCGACATCGTCTACACCGCCGCTGCCCACGCCACCGGGGGCGGCCGCGACGGGCACGTCCGCAGCGAGGACGACCGGCTCGACCTCGACACCCGCCCGCCCAAGGAGATGGGCGGCAGCGGCGAGGGCACGAACCCCGAGCAGCTCTTCGCCGCCGGGTACGCCGCGTGCTTCCTCGGTGCCCTGCACGCCGCCGGCAAGGAGCTCGAGGTGGACACCACCGGCGCCGAGGTCTCCGCCGAGGTCGGCATCGGCGGCGCCGGCAACGGCGCCTTCGGCCTCGCCGTCGAGCTCGACGTCTACGCCCCGAACGCCCCGCAGGAGCAGCGGCAGCGCCTGGCCGAGCGTGCACACGAGATCTGCCCGTACTCGAACGCCACCCGCGGCAACATCACCGTGACCCTGTCCATCGTCGACTAG
- a CDS encoding YchJ family protein, producing the protein MVTDATRCPCLSGNPYGECCGPLHAGAVAPTAERLMRSRFSAFALGLPEYLLLTWHPRTRPAGLELDPSQRWTRLDVLATTSGGPFDSHGTVTFRAWWRSDDERGTLEETSDFVREQGRWFYVDGVVA; encoded by the coding sequence GTGGTCACCGACGCGACGCGCTGCCCCTGCCTGAGCGGCAACCCCTACGGGGAGTGCTGCGGCCCCCTGCACGCCGGGGCCGTGGCACCGACCGCGGAACGGCTCATGCGCTCCCGCTTCAGCGCCTTCGCGCTGGGCCTGCCGGAGTACCTGCTGCTCACCTGGCACCCGCGCACCCGGCCGGCCGGGCTCGAGTTGGACCCGTCCCAGCGCTGGACCCGTCTGGACGTGCTGGCGACCACCTCGGGAGGCCCGTTCGACTCCCACGGCACCGTCACGTTCCGCGCGTGGTGGCGTTCCGACGACGAGCGCGGCACGCTCGAGGAGACGAGCGACTTCGTGCGCGAACAGGGACGATGGTTCTACGTGGACGGCGTGGTCGCCTGA